The Aquicella siphonis DNA segment AAACTTATGACCAGGGCGGCACGTATATCGTCAATGACATCTCCCTGGATATCCTGGATGGCGAATTGTTAGTCATACTGGGTTCATCCGGCTGCGGCAAAACCACTACTTTGAAAATGATCAACCGCCTGGTTGACCCCACATCGGGCACCATTGAAATCGATGGCCGGGATATCATGCAGATGGATCCCATCAAACTGCGCCGTTCCATGGGGTATGCGTTTCAGGGGGTGGGTCTTTTTCCTCACATGACGGTGGAAGAAAATATTGTCATTGCATTGAGGCTGCTAGGCATTCCGGCCGCGCAACGGCGAATGGATGCAGGCAGGCTGATGGAGTTGGTCAATCTGGATCCCGTGCTTTTTTCACAACGCATGCCGTCGGAACTTTCGGGCGGCCAGCAACAGCGGGTGGGTGTCGCGCGCGCACTGGCTAACAATCCGCATTATCTGCTGATGGATGAACCTTTCGCCTCTCTGGATGCGATAACCCGTATGTCACTGCAGGATGAATTATTACGGCTGCATTCGGAGTTGCGCAAAACCATCGTGTTTGTGACGCATGATATTTTTGAAGCTTTCCGCCTGGCGGACCGCATGATCATCATGCATCACGGCACAATCCATCAGACAGGACGCAAGCAGGAAATTCTTGATAAGCCGGCGACTGAATTCGTATATGAACTGATTCAAAAACCCCTGCTTCAATTTTCAAAATTGACAGATTCGATAAACAGATAACCAGGGAATCATGATGACGGATTCTTTCATGCAGTTTGTGGCAAGCGAATGGCCGGTGCTCTTGACCAAGCTATGGGAGCAGCTTTATCTGGTCTGTATCGCCACGTCACTGGCCGTGATGATAGGTCTCCCGCTGGGTATTATAGTCAGGCGGCTGCATAAAATGAAAATTCTGGTACTGGGTCTGGCCAGCGCGGTCTGGACAGTGCCCAGTCTGGCCTTGCTTGCGTTGTTCATACCGGTGTTAGGCATAGGCGTGAAACCGGCCATCCTGGTGTTATCCATTTATGGCGTGCTGCCCGTATTGCGAAATACGGTGGCGGGATTGGAGAATGTCTCGCCAGACAGTATTGAAGCCGCACGCGGGCTGGGGTTTACCCGGTGGCAGCGGTTAACCATGGTGGAACTGCCGCTGGCGTGTCCTGTTATTATTGCCGGGATACGCACTTCAGTCTCCATCAGCATCGGTGTTGCGACACTCGCTTCTTTTGTGGGTGCCGGAGGGTTGGGTGATTTCATCAATCAGGGGCTGGCTTTGAATAATGCCAACCTGATTCTGTTGGGCGCTGTGCCCGCCGCCGCGATGGCGCTGGGGTTTGATTATCTGATTGCCCTGATTGAATCCAGAATGGCAGTTTCTCAAATCCGCAGGAAAAAACTGGTGTGGTTCGCTGTTTTCATGATGTCAGCTGCCGCGCTGATTGCGTTGGGTGTCATGTACGCGGCACATGATTTGTTTTCAGAAAATCGTCAATCGATCAGAATAGCGTCCAAGAACTTTACCGAACAGATAGTGCTGGGTGAGTTAATGTCGCAGATGATAGAAGCGCGGACACGTCTGCGTGTAGAACGACGGTTCAATCTTGGGACCACGGCGATTTGTCACGCGGCGATACTCAGCAATGAAATTGATTTGTATCCCGAATACACCGGAACAGCTTATTTGACCGTGTTGAAGCTCCACCATCCTCCTGATGCCCGGAACTTGTATGCGCAGGTGAGACGCGAGTATAAAAAGCAGTTTGATCTGGACTGGCTGGCTCCCTTCGGATTTAACAATACACAAGCCCTGGCGGTCAAATCGGCATTTGCCAGGCAATATCATCTTAGAGACATCAGCGACCTGCTGCTGATAGAAGACAGGTTAATCATAGGCGTGCCGGCTGAATTCATGCAGCGGGAAGACGCCTTGATCGGCCTGGAGAAGACATATCACTTAAATTTCGGGCAAATACGTCAAATGGATGCCGGTTTGATGTACGACGCCATCAAAAACGGACAGGTTAACCTTATCAATGCATTTTCCACCGACGGACGGATCCCGGCTTATGATCTGGTTTTATTAAACGATGATAAAAAATTTTATCCCGACTATAGTGCGGCGCCCGTCATTCGCTCTCAAGTGCTGAAGCTGCACCCGGAAGTGGAATGGGCATTGAAACCGCTCTTGGGCAGCCTGAGCGGCCAGGCGATGCGCGAGCTCAATTATCAGGTGGATGTGATGCATCGTGCGCCGTATACGGCGGCTCATGATTATCTGCGGGCGCACAAATTCATTCCGTAAGAAGAGTCCGTGTCAAGTTTACGGTTTTTTGCGCCCCAGCAATGAATATACCTCCATTTCCAGCCGCAAACCTTTGAGCAGTGTGCGGCCTTCCGATTTAAAGATGTATTGATTTTGGATGATTGAATAGACGGTTTCACTGACAAGAATGTGCGTATGATATTTTTTATTGAGGGATTCCAGCCGCTTGGCAATATTGATGGTATCGCCGATGGCGGTATAGTTTATGCGCTCGCTTGAGCCGAAGTTCCCCACAATGGCTTCACCATAATGGATTCCAATGCGCGTTTTCAACGGGATTTTCCCTTCCGATTCCCATTTTTTTTCAAGAACCGCCAATGACTCAAGGCATTTCAGCGCCGCTTCCGCTGCATGATGACAGGGGTTTTGAATCGGGTTGGGCGCGCCCCAAAAAGCCATGATTGAATCGCCTATATATTTGTCTATCGTGCCGCCTTCATGCGTAATAACGGATGACAGGACATCGAAATATTCGTTCATTTGGGAGGCCAGTTGATCAGGGTCGGAGGTATGCATGATGTTGGTGAAATTCTTGATGTCGCTGAACAGCGCGACAATTTGTTTTTTGCTGCCGCCCAGTTTCGCGCTCTCGCCTCGTTTGACCAACTGCCGGACTAATTCGGAAGGCACATAGCGCTTGAAAGCCCTGAGACCTGATTTCATGGAATAAATCGCATCTGACAACAATAGCACTTCCTTGATGCGTGAAGCGACCCTGCCATCGCCGTCAAGGTCGAATTCCTTGATTCGGGCGGTTTCCCTGATGAGACGTTTGACGGGGTTGACAATATTGTTGACGAGGATGGAAACCAGGTAAATACCAATCAGCAGCGCGAGCAGACTCATCAGTATGTTGGTGATCCGCGTTTCATTCAATTGACTGATGAAATCATTTTCAGGCACCACAATGCCGGTGAGCCAACCCTGTTTTTTCAGCATGGGTATCGGGCGATAATTCGCTAGATATCTTTTGCCGTCGTACTGAAAGGAAAAGCTCGTCTGGCCGCTGTTTTTATAAATCGTAAAAGACTCAGGAATCCATTTGTCCGGTAATTCACTAATGTGCATCAGATAATTGTGTCTGGGAAGTTCATCAAAATGCGGATAGGCGATCAGATCGCCGTTTTCCTGCACGATGAACAAGACGCCGTGTGGATTGACATATTGTTTGTTAATGTAGGCGGAAATCCAGTCAAGGCGGATATCCACACCCAGTACGCCTTTGAGCTGTCTGTTGTCATCGTATACCGGTGCGGCCAGCGTAATACCCAGATAGTCCGAGGGCTTGTAAAGATAGACACGGGTCCAGACCGGCTTTGCCGCTTCTTCAGCTTCTTTGAACCAGGGTCTGGCTCTGGGGTCGTAATCGACAGCGCCGGATTTTTTATATTCGACAACCTTGCCATGGCGGTCGCGTTTGATGGCCAGCTCGTACGGGGGGCGCGCGTTGCGATCGATGTAATGGCTGGTGATGGTATGATCGTTTTCATATTCCGCTGAAACATAATTGCCCTTTACGTCGCCCCAGTAAATCGCTTGCGCGATATTGAACTGCTCGGCCTGTGTGAAAAAGTAACTGATCATTTCGCTGGCGTCATTCGTATTTAGGGCGTTTCTTTGCATTAAAAGCGACGTGAAAATAGCGTCCTGTTCCGCCACCCTGATTTCAGAGAGAAACAGCTGATTCAGGGATTGAGTAATGTCGTGCATGGATTTGTTCGCGACGTAGATAATATCTCGCGATGAGTTCATGTAATACGTTGCCGTCACGATGATGCTGGAAATGACAAACAGCGATATGAAGATGGAAAGAATACTGAATCGAAGCGTGACGATAATTTGACCGCACAATTTTCGGATTTTCTTGATGCATTCCATCGCGGTGAGGGTGCCCCTGCCAGTCAGTCCCGGTTTTGCTTCCGTCTGTCCTATCTATAAGAGTAACCGCTGCGGTGTGTTTGCACAAGAATCGATGGTGCACAGCCCGGTCCGGCTTGTCAGGGCAAACCAGGGTTGGGGAAGGATGACCCGCCACTGTTGTCAGTCTGAATCAAAATAAGTCTGGTTCAAGGCCAGATAGAAAACCACAGCAAAATTAACAGCTATCAATGGAGTGATGACCCAGCCAAAGACATAGTCTTGCTTGTAAACCATGCTGTATGAAATGACGGCGCAAACGATTCCGAACATGATGACGCTGTAAGCCAGTCCCAGCCCCAGCCGTGTTTTATGCAGAAGCTCAATGCTCGCGAGTATGGTAAAAACAATATAAAAATACCCGAACAAGGGGAGAATCGCCAGCCATGCATGGGCGCTGGTGAAAATATGCGATTGAACCCACGCCACATATAACCAGTTCATGAATACCTGGCAGAGGAATAATGTCACTATCATTTTGCTTTTGCCTTGAATGATTTTATTCATGTTGGCTGTGCCGCATCCATGGTTCTCTTACTTTAAGTATACCGTAAATCATACGCGGCATGATTTCCCTGGCTGCCCAACCCGCTGATATCACACACTTTCCATACCTGAAAGGTTTTTTCCTGGTGTGACAGCGTATGCGGGATGTTCGGGTGAATACGGCAGCCTTTTTGCCTTGCCAGCCGGTTGTTGTACTGTAAGAAATTTTGCGCGCACACCGCTGTTTTGAATTTATAGTATTTAAATTCATATACTTATGTTTTGAAAATGCGATTTCAGGCTGGGCCGGGCGGTGCCCGCGGGGCACAGTGTAATTTAATATTTCCTTAATATTTCCCTGTTATGGTCAATAATGTGTTAGGGAAGCCGAGAATAATTATATGCAAAGCGCACGGCACGAAGAGGCATATACAA contains these protein-coding regions:
- a CDS encoding ABC transporter ATP-binding protein translates to MIKLSHISKTYDQGGTYIVNDISLDILDGELLVILGSSGCGKTTTLKMINRLVDPTSGTIEIDGRDIMQMDPIKLRRSMGYAFQGVGLFPHMTVEENIVIALRLLGIPAAQRRMDAGRLMELVNLDPVLFSQRMPSELSGGQQQRVGVARALANNPHYLLMDEPFASLDAITRMSLQDELLRLHSELRKTIVFVTHDIFEAFRLADRMIIMHHGTIHQTGRKQEILDKPATEFVYELIQKPLLQFSKLTDSINR
- a CDS encoding glycine betaine ABC transporter substrate-binding protein yields the protein MMTDSFMQFVASEWPVLLTKLWEQLYLVCIATSLAVMIGLPLGIIVRRLHKMKILVLGLASAVWTVPSLALLALFIPVLGIGVKPAILVLSIYGVLPVLRNTVAGLENVSPDSIEAARGLGFTRWQRLTMVELPLACPVIIAGIRTSVSISIGVATLASFVGAGGLGDFINQGLALNNANLILLGAVPAAAMALGFDYLIALIESRMAVSQIRRKKLVWFAVFMMSAAALIALGVMYAAHDLFSENRQSIRIASKNFTEQIVLGELMSQMIEARTRLRVERRFNLGTTAICHAAILSNEIDLYPEYTGTAYLTVLKLHHPPDARNLYAQVRREYKKQFDLDWLAPFGFNNTQALAVKSAFARQYHLRDISDLLLIEDRLIIGVPAEFMQREDALIGLEKTYHLNFGQIRQMDAGLMYDAIKNGQVNLINAFSTDGRIPAYDLVLLNDDKKFYPDYSAAPVIRSQVLKLHPEVEWALKPLLGSLSGQAMRELNYQVDVMHRAPYTAAHDYLRAHKFIP
- a CDS encoding adenylate/guanylate cyclase domain-containing protein → MECIKKIRKLCGQIIVTLRFSILSIFISLFVISSIIVTATYYMNSSRDIIYVANKSMHDITQSLNQLFLSEIRVAEQDAIFTSLLMQRNALNTNDASEMISYFFTQAEQFNIAQAIYWGDVKGNYVSAEYENDHTITSHYIDRNARPPYELAIKRDRHGKVVEYKKSGAVDYDPRARPWFKEAEEAAKPVWTRVYLYKPSDYLGITLAAPVYDDNRQLKGVLGVDIRLDWISAYINKQYVNPHGVLFIVQENGDLIAYPHFDELPRHNYLMHISELPDKWIPESFTIYKNSGQTSFSFQYDGKRYLANYRPIPMLKKQGWLTGIVVPENDFISQLNETRITNILMSLLALLIGIYLVSILVNNIVNPVKRLIRETARIKEFDLDGDGRVASRIKEVLLLSDAIYSMKSGLRAFKRYVPSELVRQLVKRGESAKLGGSKKQIVALFSDIKNFTNIMHTSDPDQLASQMNEYFDVLSSVITHEGGTIDKYIGDSIMAFWGAPNPIQNPCHHAAEAALKCLESLAVLEKKWESEGKIPLKTRIGIHYGEAIVGNFGSSERINYTAIGDTINIAKRLESLNKKYHTHILVSETVYSIIQNQYIFKSEGRTLLKGLRLEMEVYSLLGRKKP